The following are encoded in a window of Streptomyces sp. SAT1 genomic DNA:
- a CDS encoding DUF6758 family protein, which produces MRGEPSCPKCGGRVRAPGLFSDTWQCAEHGTVHPVQPVTPPSVEGLGVVVSRTQVPVWMPWPLPVGWLFTGVAAAGDDRSGGRATAVACSGPGPLGGMGELILVAEELGVGLGARYAGIEGPDPGPCLNVEKPPDAKVLAAGRPTPLWHVGGAPVDRAVFAGEALGLWLWAVVWPEQSGLLMYDELVLADLRDAGAEAELVPCGALSPRLLQP; this is translated from the coding sequence ATGAGGGGCGAACCCAGTTGCCCGAAGTGCGGTGGCCGGGTCAGGGCTCCCGGCCTCTTCAGCGACACCTGGCAGTGCGCTGAGCACGGGACGGTGCATCCGGTGCAGCCCGTGACCCCGCCGAGCGTCGAAGGACTCGGCGTCGTCGTCAGCCGCACCCAGGTGCCCGTGTGGATGCCGTGGCCGCTGCCCGTGGGGTGGCTGTTCACCGGTGTGGCCGCCGCGGGCGACGACCGCAGCGGCGGCCGGGCGACCGCCGTGGCCTGCTCGGGCCCCGGACCGCTCGGCGGCATGGGCGAGCTGATCCTCGTCGCCGAGGAACTGGGCGTCGGCCTCGGCGCCCGCTACGCCGGCATCGAGGGCCCCGACCCCGGCCCCTGTCTGAACGTGGAGAAGCCACCGGACGCGAAGGTGCTGGCCGCGGGCCGCCCGACCCCCCTGTGGCACGTCGGCGGCGCCCCGGTCGACCGCGCCGTCTTCGCGGGCGAGGCCCTCGGGCTGTGGCTGTGGGCGGTGGTCTGGCCCGAGCAGTCCGGCCTGCTGATGTACGACGAACTGGTCCTGGCCGACCTGCGGGACGCGGGCGCCGAGGCCGAGCTGGTGCCGTGCGGGGCGCTGTCCCCGCGGCTGTTGCAGCCGTAG
- a CDS encoding PHP domain-containing protein, giving the protein MRIDLHTHSDASDGTDTPAELVRNAAAAGLDVVALTDHDTTRGHAEAIAALPEGLTLVTGAELSCRVDGVSMHMLAYLFDPEEPALLAERELVRDDRVPRAQGMVARLNALGVPVTWEQVARIAGDGSVGRPHVASALVELGVVPTVSDAFTDQWLADGGRAWVAKHETDPFEAIRLVKGAGGVCVFAHPAAAKRGRTVPESTIAELAAAGLDGIEVDHMDHDAPTRARLRGLAGELGLLVTGSSDYHGDRKAVALGEFTTHPDVYGEITRRATGAFPVPGAGGDGAVAGTA; this is encoded by the coding sequence GTGCGTATCGACCTGCACACCCACTCCGACGCGTCCGACGGCACGGACACCCCGGCCGAACTGGTGCGGAACGCCGCCGCGGCCGGACTGGACGTCGTCGCGCTGACCGACCACGACACCACCCGCGGCCACGCCGAGGCGATCGCCGCGCTGCCCGAGGGGCTGACCCTCGTCACCGGCGCCGAGCTGTCGTGCCGCGTCGACGGCGTCAGCATGCACATGCTGGCCTACCTCTTCGACCCCGAGGAGCCCGCCCTGCTCGCCGAGCGGGAGCTGGTCCGCGACGACCGGGTGCCCCGGGCCCAGGGCATGGTCGCCCGGCTCAACGCGCTCGGTGTGCCCGTCACCTGGGAACAGGTCGCGCGGATCGCGGGCGACGGCTCGGTCGGCCGCCCGCACGTCGCCTCCGCCCTCGTGGAGCTGGGCGTCGTACCGACCGTGAGCGACGCCTTCACCGACCAGTGGCTGGCCGACGGCGGCCGGGCCTGGGTCGCCAAGCACGAGACCGACCCGTTCGAGGCGATCCGCCTGGTCAAGGGCGCGGGCGGGGTCTGCGTCTTCGCACACCCGGCCGCCGCCAAGCGCGGGCGTACGGTCCCGGAGTCCACGATCGCCGAGCTGGCCGCCGCCGGTCTCGACGGCATCGAGGTCGACCACATGGACCACGACGCGCCGACCCGGGCCCGGCTGCGCGGCCTGGCCGGGGAGCTGGGCCTGCTGGTCACCGGCTCCAGCGACTACCACGGCGACCGCAAGGCCGTCGCCCTGGGCGAGTTCACCACGCACCCCGACGTGTACGGGGAGATCACGCGGCGGGCGACCGGAGCGTTCCCGGTGCCGGGCGCCGGCGGAGACGGCGCGGTCGCGGGCACGGCCTGA
- a CDS encoding MarC family protein has translation MFDAAVFGSLFLTLFVIMDPPGITPIFLALTAGRPAKIQKRMAFQAVCVAGGVIAVFGVLGHQILDYLHVSVPALMIAGGLLLLLIALDLLTGKTDEPKATKDVNVALVPLGMPLLAGPGAIVSVILAVQKADSVATQVSVWSAIVAIHVVLWLVMRYSLLIIRVIKDGGVVLVTRLAGMMLSAIAVQQIINGITQVVRGGA, from the coding sequence ATGTTCGACGCTGCCGTTTTCGGCTCCCTCTTCCTCACTCTCTTCGTGATCATGGATCCCCCCGGGATCACCCCGATCTTCCTCGCGCTGACCGCCGGACGGCCCGCCAAAATCCAGAAGCGGATGGCCTTCCAGGCCGTCTGCGTGGCGGGCGGCGTGATCGCCGTGTTCGGTGTCCTCGGCCACCAGATCCTCGACTACCTGCATGTCTCGGTCCCCGCGCTGATGATTGCGGGCGGACTGCTCCTGCTGCTGATCGCCCTGGACCTGCTCACCGGCAAGACCGACGAGCCCAAGGCGACCAAGGACGTCAACGTCGCCCTGGTCCCGCTGGGCATGCCGCTGCTGGCCGGACCCGGCGCGATCGTGTCCGTCATCCTGGCCGTGCAGAAGGCCGACAGCGTCGCCACCCAGGTCTCCGTCTGGTCGGCGATCGTCGCGATCCACGTGGTGCTCTGGCTCGTCATGCGCTACTCGCTGCTGATCATCCGCGTCATCAAGGACGGCGGTGTGGTCCTGGTGACCCGGCTGGCGGGCATGATGCTCTCCGCCATCGCCGTGCAGCAGATCATCAACGGCATCACCCAGGTGGTACGGGGCGGCGCCTGA
- a CDS encoding NYN domain-containing protein, with protein MNEAMNEDRAALAARIDHTNELLERMLAEVAKTPSTHAIFVDAGYLYAAAGRLVAGTEDRRAFDLDAEGLIDALIDRARTVFADSRLLRVYWYDGARRRIHTAEQQTIAELPDVKVRLGNLNANNQQKGVDSLIRSDLESLARHRAISDAALLGGDEDLVSAVEAAQGYGARVHLWGIEAPEGRNQAEPLLWEVDSQRTLDLEFFKPYVSRRTPVTYDPTATTRPTREDVRFVGAQIAAKWLAARGRDSVMELLPGHPYLPGSVDQELLVEAEGLLQYSLRGQADLRRSLRDGFWDHLQAQY; from the coding sequence ATGAACGAGGCCATGAACGAAGACCGCGCGGCGCTCGCCGCCCGCATCGACCACACGAACGAGCTACTGGAACGCATGCTCGCCGAGGTGGCCAAGACGCCCTCGACCCACGCGATCTTCGTAGACGCCGGCTATCTCTACGCCGCCGCGGGCCGCCTCGTCGCCGGCACCGAGGACCGCCGCGCCTTCGACCTGGACGCCGAGGGCCTCATCGACGCGCTCATCGACCGGGCCCGGACGGTCTTCGCCGACAGCAGGCTGCTGCGCGTCTACTGGTACGACGGCGCCCGGCGCCGGATCCACACCGCCGAGCAGCAGACCATCGCCGAACTGCCCGACGTGAAGGTCCGCCTCGGCAACCTCAACGCCAACAACCAGCAGAAGGGCGTCGACTCCCTGATCCGCTCGGACCTGGAGTCGCTGGCCCGGCACCGCGCCATCAGCGACGCCGCCCTGCTCGGCGGCGACGAGGACCTGGTCTCCGCGGTGGAGGCCGCCCAGGGCTACGGCGCCCGGGTCCACCTGTGGGGCATCGAGGCCCCCGAGGGCCGCAATCAGGCCGAGCCGCTGCTGTGGGAGGTCGACAGCCAGCGCACCCTCGACCTCGAGTTCTTCAAGCCCTACGTCTCCCGGCGCACCCCGGTCACCTACGACCCGACGGCCACCACCCGGCCGACCCGCGAGGACGTACGCTTCGTCGGCGCGCAGATCGCCGCCAAGTGGCTGGCGGCGCGCGGCCGGGACAGCGTGATGGAACTCCTGCCCGGCCACCCCTACCTGCCCGGCTCCGTCGACCAGGAACTCCTGGTCGAGGCCGAGGGCCTGCTCCAGTACTCGCTGCGCGGCCAGGCCGACCTGCGCCGCTCCCTCAGGGACGGCTTCTGGGACCACCTGCAGGCGCAGTACTGA
- a CDS encoding alpha/beta fold hydrolase, producing the protein MSRPFSFVPPSGARSYRLRTARGEFAVVDVPAAAGAGPRGTALLLPGFTGSKEDFNALHAPLAARGYRTVAVDGRGQFESDGPEHDESAYAQEQLARDVLAQAAALAVPVHLLGHSLGGQIARAAVLLDRSPFVSLTLMSSGPAQVSASQQQRVKLLRDALAALSMAEVWEAVQAVEAAAAAGGADEDGGLSVTLDSGAEDRDDLRRRWLGTRPAQLLATGRQLCAEPDRTAELAAVALPFHVLSGARDDAWPVPLLDAMAVRLGARRTVVEGAEHSPNVDRPLATAQALADFWDEAARQNTAPGFSTAPAGGPRSRP; encoded by the coding sequence ATGAGCAGGCCCTTCTCCTTCGTCCCGCCGTCCGGCGCCCGGAGCTACCGGCTGCGCACCGCGCGCGGTGAGTTCGCCGTCGTCGACGTGCCCGCCGCGGCCGGTGCCGGGCCCCGGGGCACGGCGCTGCTGCTGCCCGGCTTCACCGGCAGCAAGGAGGACTTCAACGCGCTGCACGCACCGCTCGCGGCGCGCGGGTACCGGACCGTGGCCGTGGACGGGCGCGGGCAGTTCGAGTCGGACGGCCCCGAGCACGACGAGTCCGCGTACGCCCAGGAGCAGCTCGCGCGGGACGTGCTCGCGCAGGCCGCCGCGCTCGCCGTCCCGGTGCATCTGCTCGGGCACTCCCTCGGCGGGCAGATCGCCCGCGCGGCCGTTCTGCTCGACCGCTCCCCCTTCGTCTCGCTCACCCTGATGTCCTCGGGCCCGGCGCAGGTCTCCGCCTCCCAGCAGCAGCGCGTGAAGCTGCTGCGGGACGCGCTCGCGGCGCTGTCGATGGCCGAGGTGTGGGAGGCCGTCCAGGCCGTGGAGGCGGCCGCGGCGGCCGGGGGCGCGGACGAGGACGGCGGTCTGTCCGTCACGCTGGACTCGGGCGCCGAGGACCGGGACGACCTGCGACGCCGCTGGCTGGGCACCCGGCCCGCGCAGTTGCTGGCCACCGGGCGCCAGTTGTGCGCGGAACCGGACCGGACCGCCGAACTGGCCGCCGTCGCGCTGCCGTTCCATGTGCTCTCGGGGGCCCGGGACGACGCCTGGCCGGTGCCGCTGCTGGACGCCATGGCCGTACGGCTCGGGGCCCGGCGCACGGTCGTCGAGGGCGCCGAGCACTCGCCCAATGTGGACCGGCCGCTCGCCACCGCCCAGGCGCTCGCCGACTTCTGGGACGAGGCGGCCCGCCAGAACACCGCCCCGGGCTTCAGTACTGCGCCTGCAGGTGGTCCCAGAAGCCGTCCCTGA
- a CDS encoding DEAD/DEAH box helicase, which yields MTLPVALSGTDVIGQAKTGTGKTLGFGLPLLERVTVPADVEAGRAAPEALTDAPQALVVVPTRELCVQVTNDLLTAGKVRNVRVTAIYGGRAYEPQVEALKKGVDVIVGTPGRLLDLAGQKKLNLKHVKALVLDEADEMLDLGFLPDVEKIIGMLPARRQTMLFSATMPGAVIGLARRYMSQPTHIRATTPDDEGATVANTTQFIYRAHNMDKPEMVARILQAEGRGLVMIFCRTKRTAADLADQLKQRGFASGAVHGDLGQGAREQALRAFRNGKVDVLVCTDVAARGIDVEGVTHVINYQSPEEEKTYLHRIGRTGRAGAKGTAITLVDWDDIPRWQLINKALELGFNDPPETYSTSPHLFTDLGIPAGTKGILPRSERTRAGLDAEELEDLGETGGRGARGRGGRGGRPEGRTADRDRDRDRDRDRDRDHSERTPRRRRRTRGGAPVEAGAQGTGTAAEAAPAAAAPADEAAAVRTPRRRRRTRSGAGAQQQPVQQSAAAAVPATAEAAVTAAESPALDTADATDRPRRRRTRRSVESPAVASTAAPAAEAVSPAPEAPQAAVAATAVAEADAEAVAPAPRRTRKKAAPAAEAEAVTEVTAEAPKAEPRRRTRKAAQPAPAAETVAEAEATATAPAEAAPKRTRKKAVAAEAPEAVAETEAKPKRTRARKAVAAEATDAAPAAEAVEATATAEGVAAKPRRTRKAAASAVETTAAPAGAEAAPAEEKPKRTRKKAVAAEAPEPVADAEEKPKRTRKKAVAAEAPEAVADAEAKPKRTRKAAAKAPVDAAEGEAAEAKPKRTRKKAVAAEAPEAATEAEAKPKRTRKAAAKAPATEAPGAEIPAQSTGEPAAAPRRRTRKAASAVESAEL from the coding sequence ATGACGCTCCCCGTGGCCCTGTCGGGCACGGACGTCATCGGCCAGGCCAAGACCGGCACCGGCAAGACGCTCGGCTTCGGCCTCCCGCTCCTGGAGCGCGTCACCGTCCCCGCCGACGTCGAGGCCGGACGCGCCGCCCCCGAGGCCCTCACCGACGCCCCGCAGGCCCTCGTCGTCGTCCCCACGCGCGAGCTGTGCGTCCAGGTGACCAACGACCTGCTGACCGCCGGCAAGGTGCGCAATGTGCGGGTGACCGCGATCTACGGCGGCCGGGCCTACGAGCCCCAGGTCGAGGCCCTGAAGAAGGGCGTCGACGTGATCGTCGGCACCCCGGGCCGCCTGCTGGACCTCGCGGGCCAGAAGAAGCTGAACCTCAAGCACGTCAAGGCCCTCGTCCTCGACGAGGCCGACGAGATGCTCGACCTGGGCTTCCTGCCCGACGTCGAGAAGATCATCGGCATGCTTCCGGCCCGGCGCCAGACCATGCTGTTCTCGGCCACCATGCCGGGCGCGGTCATCGGTCTCGCCCGCCGCTACATGTCGCAGCCCACGCACATCCGCGCCACCACGCCAGACGACGAGGGCGCGACGGTGGCCAACACCACCCAGTTCATCTACCGCGCGCACAACATGGACAAGCCCGAGATGGTCGCGCGCATCCTCCAGGCCGAGGGCCGCGGGCTGGTGATGATCTTCTGCCGGACCAAGCGCACGGCGGCCGACCTCGCCGACCAGCTCAAGCAGCGCGGTTTCGCCTCCGGCGCGGTCCACGGCGACCTCGGCCAGGGCGCCCGCGAGCAGGCGCTGCGCGCCTTCCGCAACGGCAAGGTCGACGTGCTCGTCTGCACCGACGTCGCCGCCCGCGGTATCGACGTCGAGGGCGTGACCCACGTCATCAACTACCAGTCGCCCGAAGAGGAGAAGACGTACCTGCACCGCATCGGCCGCACCGGCCGCGCGGGCGCCAAGGGTACGGCGATCACCCTCGTCGACTGGGACGACATCCCGCGCTGGCAGCTGATCAACAAGGCGCTGGAGCTGGGCTTCAACGACCCGCCGGAGACGTACTCCACCTCCCCGCACCTCTTCACCGACCTGGGCATCCCGGCGGGCACGAAGGGCATCCTGCCGCGCTCGGAGCGCACTCGCGCCGGGCTGGACGCGGAGGAGCTGGAGGACCTCGGCGAGACCGGTGGCCGCGGTGCCCGCGGGCGCGGCGGCCGGGGCGGACGCCCCGAGGGCCGCACCGCCGACCGCGACCGTGACCGGGATCGCGACCGAGACCGCGACCGCGACCACTCGGAGCGCACTCCGCGCCGGCGCCGCCGCACGCGCGGCGGTGCGCCGGTGGAAGCGGGCGCGCAGGGCACCGGTACGGCGGCCGAGGCCGCCCCGGCCGCCGCGGCACCCGCCGACGAGGCCGCCGCTGTCCGCACCCCGCGCCGCCGCCGGCGGACGCGTTCCGGTGCGGGCGCCCAGCAGCAGCCGGTCCAGCAGTCCGCCGCTGCCGCCGTCCCCGCGACGGCCGAGGCGGCCGTGACGGCGGCGGAGAGCCCCGCGCTGGACACCGCCGACGCGACGGACAGGCCGCGCCGCCGCCGGACCCGCCGCTCGGTGGAGTCCCCGGCCGTGGCGAGCACGGCCGCTCCGGCCGCCGAGGCCGTGAGTCCCGCTCCCGAGGCGCCGCAGGCCGCCGTCGCGGCGACCGCCGTCGCGGAGGCCGACGCCGAGGCGGTCGCCCCCGCCCCGCGCCGCACCCGCAAGAAGGCGGCCCCGGCCGCCGAGGCCGAGGCCGTGACCGAGGTCACGGCGGAGGCGCCGAAGGCCGAGCCGCGCCGCCGGACCCGCAAGGCCGCGCAGCCCGCACCGGCCGCCGAGACCGTGGCTGAGGCCGAGGCCACCGCGACGGCACCCGCCGAGGCCGCGCCGAAGCGCACCCGCAAGAAGGCCGTCGCCGCCGAGGCGCCGGAGGCCGTCGCGGAGACCGAGGCCAAGCCGAAGCGCACCCGCGCCCGCAAGGCCGTGGCCGCCGAAGCCACCGACGCGGCACCGGCCGCCGAGGCGGTCGAGGCGACGGCCACCGCGGAGGGTGTGGCCGCCAAGCCGCGCCGTACCCGCAAGGCCGCGGCTTCCGCCGTGGAGACCACCGCCGCGCCCGCCGGGGCGGAGGCCGCTCCCGCCGAGGAGAAGCCGAAGCGGACCCGCAAGAAGGCGGTCGCCGCCGAGGCACCGGAGCCGGTCGCGGACGCCGAGGAGAAGCCGAAGCGCACGCGCAAGAAGGCGGTCGCCGCCGAGGCGCCGGAAGCCGTCGCGGACGCCGAGGCCAAGCCGAAGCGGACCCGCAAGGCCGCCGCCAAGGCACCCGTCGACGCCGCCGAGGGCGAGGCCGCCGAGGCCAAGCCCAAGCGGACCCGCAAGAAGGCCGTCGCCGCCGAGGCGCCCGAGGCCGCCACCGAGGCCGAGGCCAAGCCGAAGCGCACCCGCAAGGCCGCCGCCAAGGCACCCGCGACGGAGGCCCCCGGGGCGGAGATCCCGGCGCAGTCGACCGGTGAGCCGGCCGCCGCTCCGCGTCGGCGTACGCGCAAGGCGGCCTCGGCCGTCGAATCCGCGGAGCTCTGA
- a CDS encoding ferritin-like fold-containing protein, producing the protein MTSSDKPDQAPDAPAERTGIAAQDWATAAADPQYRAAVVDLLGALAYGELAAFERLAEDAKLAPTLADKAELAKMASAEFHHFERLRDRLTEIGAEPTEAMDPFVAALDGFHRQTAPSDWLEGLVKAYVGDSIASDFYREVAARLDSDTRELVLAVLDDTGHAGFAVEKVRAAIDADPRVGGRLALWARRLMGEALSQSQRVVADRDALSTMLVGGVADGFDLAEVGRMFTRITEAHTKRMAALGLAA; encoded by the coding sequence ATGACCAGCTCTGACAAGCCCGACCAGGCCCCCGACGCACCCGCCGAACGCACCGGGATCGCCGCCCAGGACTGGGCGACGGCCGCCGCCGACCCGCAGTACCGCGCCGCCGTGGTGGACCTGCTCGGCGCGCTCGCCTACGGGGAGCTCGCGGCGTTCGAACGGCTCGCGGAGGACGCCAAGCTGGCGCCCACCCTCGCGGACAAGGCCGAGCTGGCGAAGATGGCCTCGGCCGAGTTCCACCACTTCGAGCGGCTGCGCGACCGGCTCACGGAGATCGGCGCGGAGCCGACCGAGGCGATGGACCCGTTCGTCGCCGCGCTCGACGGTTTCCACCGGCAGACGGCGCCCTCGGACTGGCTGGAAGGGCTCGTCAAGGCGTACGTCGGCGACTCGATCGCCAGTGACTTCTACCGGGAGGTCGCGGCCCGGCTGGACTCCGACACCCGCGAACTGGTGCTGGCCGTCCTCGACGACACCGGGCACGCCGGTTTCGCGGTGGAGAAGGTGCGGGCGGCCATCGACGCGGACCCGCGGGTGGGCGGACGGCTCGCGCTGTGGGCGCGGCGCCTGATGGGCGAGGCCCTGTCGCAGTCGCAGCGGGTCGTCGCCGACCGCGACGCGCTGTCCACGATGCTCGTGGGCGGGGTCGCGGACGGCTTCGACCTCGCGGAGGTCGGCCGGATGTTCACCCGCATCACCGAGGCGCACACCAAGCGGATGGCCGCGCTGGGGCTGGCCGCGTAG
- a CDS encoding DUF3107 domain-containing protein — protein MEVKIGVQHAPREIVLESGQSPEEVERAVAEALAGKSQLLTLVDEHGRKVLVPAERLAYVELGEAAPRKVGFGAL, from the coding sequence GTGGAGGTCAAGATCGGCGTGCAGCACGCGCCCCGCGAGATCGTTCTGGAGAGCGGTCAGAGCCCCGAGGAGGTCGAGCGGGCGGTGGCCGAGGCACTGGCCGGCAAGTCGCAGCTGCTGACCCTCGTGGACGAGCACGGTCGCAAGGTGCTGGTCCCGGCCGAGCGCCTCGCGTACGTCGAGCTGGGTGAGGCGGCCCCGCGCAAGGTGGGCTTCGGGGCCCTGTAG
- a CDS encoding TetR/AcrR family transcriptional regulator — protein MTAIEQTEAARPRGTRLPRRARRNQLLGAAQEVFVAQGYHAAAMDDIAERAGVSKPVLYQHFPGKLDLYLALLDQHCEALIQSVRSALASTTDNKQRVRATMDAYFAYVEDDGGAFRLVFESDLTNEPAVRERVDKVTNECAEAICEVIAEDTGLSRAESMLLASGLGGLAQVVARSWLHSDRSVPRDQAVQLLTSLAWRGIAGFPLHGSEQHH, from the coding sequence GTGACAGCCATCGAGCAGACAGAGGCAGCGCGCCCGCGGGGCACGCGCCTGCCGCGCCGTGCCCGGCGGAACCAGCTGCTGGGCGCCGCCCAGGAAGTCTTCGTGGCGCAGGGCTACCACGCGGCGGCCATGGACGACATCGCCGAGCGCGCCGGGGTCAGCAAGCCGGTGCTCTACCAGCACTTCCCCGGCAAGCTCGACCTCTATCTGGCCCTGCTCGACCAGCACTGCGAGGCGCTGATCCAGTCGGTGCGCAGCGCGCTGGCGTCGACCACCGACAACAAGCAGCGCGTCCGCGCCACGATGGACGCCTACTTCGCCTACGTCGAGGACGACGGCGGCGCCTTCCGGCTGGTCTTCGAGTCGGACCTGACCAACGAGCCCGCCGTGCGCGAGCGCGTGGACAAGGTCACCAACGAGTGCGCCGAGGCGATCTGCGAGGTCATCGCCGAGGACACCGGCCTCTCGCGTGCCGAGTCGATGCTGCTCGCCTCCGGTCTGGGGGGCCTCGCCCAGGTGGTGGCCCGCTCGTGGCTGCACAGCGACCGCAGTGTCCCGCGCGACCAGGCGGTCCAGCTGCTGACGTCGCTGGCCTGGCGCGGCATCGCCGGTTTCCCGCTGCACGGCAGCGAGCAGCACCACTGA
- a CDS encoding alpha/beta fold hydrolase yields the protein MSSTDLPAVPPANVLPRVAPAGSGAGEAGEGERLRSVELPGITLTVRSRPPAREGLPRALYVHGLGGSSQNWTPLMALLDTDVDGEALDLPGFGDSPPPDDGNYSVTAHARAVIRYLDTAGQGPVHLLGNSLGGAVSTRVAALRPDLVRTLTLVSPALPELRVQRSALPTGLLALPGVCALFTRLTREWTAEQRVRGMMALCYGDPGRVTPEGLRDAVQEMERRLRLPYFWDAMARSARGIVDAYTLGGQHGLWRQAERVLAPTLLVYGGRDQLVGYRMAQRAARAFRDSRLLTLPDAGHVAMMEYPETVATAFRELLAETRESGSWAAPGGKAVGSRGAVADEGARDAEMGG from the coding sequence ATGTCTTCGACCGACCTGCCCGCCGTGCCGCCCGCGAACGTCCTTCCCAGGGTGGCGCCCGCCGGGTCCGGGGCCGGGGAAGCCGGGGAAGGGGAGCGGCTGCGCTCGGTCGAACTGCCGGGAATCACCCTGACGGTGCGTTCCCGGCCGCCCGCGCGCGAGGGCCTGCCGCGCGCGCTGTACGTGCACGGGCTCGGCGGTTCCTCGCAGAACTGGACGCCGCTGATGGCCCTCCTGGACACCGACGTGGACGGCGAGGCGCTCGACCTGCCGGGCTTCGGGGACTCCCCGCCGCCGGACGACGGCAACTACTCGGTCACCGCCCACGCGCGCGCGGTGATCCGCTACCTGGACACGGCGGGCCAGGGCCCGGTCCATCTGCTCGGCAACTCCCTGGGCGGTGCCGTCTCCACGCGCGTCGCCGCGCTGCGCCCCGACCTCGTCCGCACCCTCACCCTGGTCTCGCCCGCGCTGCCCGAACTGCGGGTGCAGCGCAGCGCCCTGCCGACCGGGCTGCTCGCGCTGCCCGGCGTCTGTGCGCTCTTCACCCGGCTGACCAGGGAGTGGACGGCCGAGCAGCGGGTCCGCGGCATGATGGCCCTCTGCTACGGCGACCCCGGCCGGGTCACCCCTGAGGGTCTCCGCGACGCCGTGCAGGAGATGGAACGGCGGCTGCGGCTGCCGTACTTCTGGGACGCGATGGCGCGTTCCGCGCGCGGGATCGTCGACGCGTACACCCTGGGCGGTCAGCACGGTCTGTGGCGGCAGGCCGAACGGGTCCTCGCGCCCACCCTGCTGGTCTACGGCGGCCGGGACCAGCTCGTCGGATACCGCATGGCCCAGCGCGCGGCACGGGCCTTCCGCGACTCCCGCCTCCTCACCCTGCCCGACGCGGGCCATGTGGCGATGATGGAGTATCCGGAGACCGTGGCGACCGCGTTCCGTGAACTCCTGGCCGAAACGCGGGAGTCGGGGTCGTGGGCGGCGCCGGGCGGGAAGGCCGTAGGCTCCCGGGGTGCGGTCGCCGACGAGGGCGCCCGCGACGCGGAAATGGGAGGCTGA